From a region of the Mycobacterium sp. SMC-8 genome:
- a CDS encoding ABC transporter ATP-binding protein/permease, translated as MDTVDTQTFRPTLDWGREFLHSLSWIGTTFALTAVSLLVILALLAHFTQWGRQFWRVTGGYFTGRRSAVVWLMFALLLLSVVVSVRLNVLLTYYVNDLFTSLQVAFQGGMNSGVAGFWASMRVFAVLAVCFVVRLLADMYLTQRFMMRWRIWLSRRFIDDWLGDLAYYRAQFAGRPIDNPDQRIQQDIDVFTAGVGGTPNNPIYNSGNTLLFGAVEAVLSVLSFGPILWRLSEPVTLGGLTLPRALFWIVVIYVLVATIIAFAIGRPLIRLSYINELRNAGFRYALVRVRDAGAAIALYRGEPAEQSVLKGRLDAVMANYRRWLNRMMLYFGWNVSVSQTINPLPWLVQAQGLFAGRITFGDVWQSSNAFGAIHDSLSFFRNAYDQFASYRAAIIRLDGLVDQNTRAGTFTAVSTAHSDDGALAVEGVEVRKPDGTPLVRTLDLQVRTGEALVITGPSGIGKSVLVQSLAGMWPYASGRVLLPDGRDEAMFVPQLPYFPVGDLRTVVSYPQPSGTFDDTVIQQALLDVALPNLVIRLNDEQDWAKVLSVGEQQRIAFARILVAKPRTVFLDESTSAMDEGLEQTLYRVLRTQLPDTIVVSVSHRDSVAPFHHRRLALVGDGQWRLERLTDPA; from the coding sequence GTGGACACCGTTGACACCCAGACGTTCCGCCCGACCCTCGACTGGGGCCGCGAGTTCTTGCATTCGCTGTCGTGGATCGGCACCACGTTTGCGCTGACCGCGGTGTCGCTGCTGGTGATCCTGGCCCTGCTGGCCCATTTCACCCAGTGGGGGCGTCAGTTCTGGCGCGTCACGGGCGGCTACTTCACCGGACGGCGCAGCGCGGTGGTCTGGCTGATGTTCGCGCTGCTGCTGCTGTCGGTCGTCGTGTCGGTCCGGTTGAACGTGCTGCTGACCTACTACGTCAACGACCTGTTCACCTCGCTGCAGGTGGCGTTCCAGGGCGGCATGAACAGCGGTGTCGCCGGCTTCTGGGCATCGATGCGGGTCTTTGCCGTGCTGGCGGTGTGCTTCGTGGTCCGGCTGCTGGCCGACATGTACCTCACCCAGCGGTTCATGATGCGGTGGCGGATCTGGCTGAGCCGGCGCTTCATCGACGACTGGCTCGGCGACCTCGCCTACTACCGCGCACAGTTCGCCGGCCGGCCCATCGACAACCCGGACCAGCGGATCCAGCAGGACATCGACGTGTTCACGGCCGGCGTCGGGGGCACGCCGAACAATCCGATCTACAACTCCGGCAACACCCTGCTGTTCGGCGCCGTGGAGGCCGTGCTGTCGGTGCTGTCGTTCGGCCCGATCCTGTGGCGACTGTCCGAACCGGTCACGCTCGGCGGGCTGACGCTGCCGCGCGCGCTGTTCTGGATCGTCGTCATCTACGTGCTGGTGGCCACGATCATCGCGTTCGCCATCGGACGCCCGCTGATCCGGCTCAGCTACATCAACGAACTGCGCAACGCGGGCTTCCGCTACGCGCTGGTGCGGGTGCGCGACGCCGGCGCCGCGATCGCGCTGTACCGCGGCGAGCCGGCCGAACAGTCGGTGCTCAAGGGTCGGCTGGACGCGGTGATGGCCAACTACCGTCGCTGGCTGAACCGCATGATGCTCTACTTCGGCTGGAACGTGTCGGTGAGCCAGACCATCAACCCGCTGCCGTGGCTCGTGCAGGCGCAGGGCCTGTTCGCGGGCCGCATCACGTTCGGCGACGTGTGGCAGTCGTCGAACGCGTTCGGCGCGATCCACGATTCCCTGTCGTTCTTCCGGAACGCCTACGACCAGTTCGCGAGCTATCGGGCGGCGATCATCCGGCTCGACGGACTGGTCGACCAGAACACCAGGGCGGGCACGTTCACGGCGGTCAGCACGGCGCACTCCGACGACGGCGCGCTGGCGGTGGAAGGCGTCGAGGTGCGCAAACCGGACGGCACCCCGCTGGTACGCACCCTCGACCTGCAGGTGCGGACCGGTGAGGCGCTGGTGATCACCGGGCCGTCCGGGATCGGCAAGTCGGTCCTCGTGCAGAGCCTGGCCGGAATGTGGCCGTACGCGTCGGGCCGGGTGCTGTTGCCCGACGGCCGCGACGAGGCGATGTTCGTCCCGCAGCTGCCGTACTTCCCGGTGGGCGACCTGCGCACGGTGGTGTCCTACCCACAGCCGTCGGGCACATTCGACGACACGGTGATCCAGCAGGCCCTGCTCGATGTCGCGCTGCCCAACCTGGTCATCCGGCTCAACGACGAGCAGGACTGGGCCAAGGTGCTGTCGGTCGGCGAGCAGCAACGCATCGCGTTCGCCCGCATCCTGGTCGCGAAACCGAGGACGGTGTTCCTCGACGAGTCCACCTCGGCGATGGACGAGGGTCTGGAGCAGACGCTCTACCGGGTGCTGCGCACCCAGTTGCCCGACACGATCGTGGTCAGCGTGAGCCACCGCGACTCGGTGGCGCCGTTTCATCACAGGCGGTTGGCGCTGGTCGGCGACGGCCAGTGGCGGCTCGAGCGACTCACAGATCCGGCATAG
- the secA2 gene encoding accessory Sec system translocase SecA2 translates to MARTSSKKDSPKTGRLSGRFWKLLGASTDKDQSRSMAQVHKATEFDAKAADLDDDQLRKAARLLELDDLADSADIPQFLAIAREASERTTGLRPFDVQLLGALRMLAGDVVEMATGEGKTLSGAIAAAGYALAGRSVHVITINDYLARRDAEWMGPLIEAMGLSIGWITAESTAAERRAAYRCDITYASVNEVGFDVLRDQLVTDVEDLVSPNPDVALIDEADSVLVDEALVPLVLAGTSHRETPRVELIRLVGELDENTDYATDNDSRNVHLTEAGARKIEAALGGIDLYSEEHVATTLTEVNVALHAHVLLQRDVHYIVRDDAVHLINSSRGRIATLQRWPDGLQAAVEAKEGIETTETGEVLDTITVQALINRYPRVCGMTGTALAAGEQLRQFYKLGVSPIPPNKPNIREDETDRVYVTIAAKNDAVVEHIAEIHQTGQPVLVGTRDVAESEDLHERLVKAGVPAVVLNAKNDAEEAAVIAEAGKLGAVTVSTQMAGRGTDIRLGGSGEEDHDRVAELGGLHVIGTGRHHTERLDNQLRGRAGRQGDPGTSVFFSSWEDDLVVSHLDDNKLPLECDENGRVLSPKAATLLEHAQRVAEGRLLDVHANTWRYNQLIAQQRAILVERRDNLLRTTTARDEIAELSPQRYQEIKTRLGEDADAQLEKSCRLIMLYHLDRAWADHLAFLADIRESIHLRALGRQNPLDEFHRMAVDAFASLAADAIEAAQQTFETAPSIEDEPGVDLSKLARPTSTWTYMVHDNPLADDTLSALSLPGVFR, encoded by the coding sequence GTGGCACGCACCTCCTCCAAGAAGGACTCCCCGAAGACCGGTCGGCTGTCGGGCCGTTTCTGGAAGCTGCTCGGCGCCAGCACCGACAAGGACCAGTCCCGGTCGATGGCTCAGGTGCACAAGGCGACCGAGTTCGACGCCAAGGCCGCCGACCTCGACGACGACCAGCTGCGCAAGGCCGCCAGACTGCTCGAGTTGGACGACCTCGCCGACTCCGCGGACATCCCGCAGTTCCTGGCGATCGCCCGCGAGGCGTCCGAACGCACCACCGGGCTGCGTCCCTTCGACGTGCAGTTGCTCGGGGCCCTGCGGATGCTGGCCGGCGACGTCGTCGAGATGGCCACCGGCGAGGGCAAGACGCTGTCCGGCGCGATCGCCGCGGCCGGCTACGCGCTGGCCGGGCGTAGCGTGCACGTGATCACGATCAACGACTACCTGGCTCGCCGCGACGCCGAATGGATGGGTCCCCTGATCGAGGCGATGGGCCTGAGCATCGGCTGGATCACCGCCGAATCCACCGCCGCCGAGCGCCGGGCCGCCTATCGGTGTGACATCACCTACGCGTCGGTCAACGAGGTCGGGTTCGACGTGTTGCGCGATCAGCTCGTCACCGATGTCGAGGACCTCGTCTCCCCGAACCCCGACGTGGCGCTGATCGACGAAGCCGACTCGGTGCTCGTCGACGAGGCGCTGGTACCGCTGGTGCTGGCGGGCACCAGCCATCGCGAGACCCCGCGGGTGGAACTGATCCGCCTGGTCGGTGAGCTGGACGAGAACACCGACTACGCCACCGACAACGACAGCCGCAACGTGCATCTGACCGAGGCCGGCGCACGGAAGATCGAGGCGGCCCTCGGCGGCATCGATCTGTACTCCGAGGAGCACGTCGCCACCACGCTGACCGAGGTGAATGTCGCGCTGCACGCCCACGTGCTGCTGCAGCGCGACGTGCACTACATCGTCCGCGACGATGCGGTGCACCTGATCAACTCGTCCCGCGGCCGCATCGCGACCCTGCAGCGCTGGCCCGACGGGTTGCAGGCCGCGGTCGAGGCCAAGGAGGGCATCGAGACCACCGAGACCGGCGAGGTGCTCGACACCATCACGGTGCAGGCGCTGATCAACCGGTATCCGCGGGTCTGCGGGATGACCGGCACCGCGCTGGCCGCCGGTGAGCAGCTGCGCCAGTTCTACAAGCTGGGCGTCTCACCGATCCCGCCCAACAAACCCAACATCCGCGAGGACGAGACCGACCGGGTGTACGTCACGATCGCGGCGAAGAACGACGCCGTCGTCGAGCACATCGCCGAGATCCACCAGACCGGGCAGCCGGTGCTGGTCGGCACCCGCGACGTCGCCGAGTCCGAGGACCTGCACGAGCGTCTGGTCAAGGCCGGGGTTCCTGCGGTGGTGCTGAACGCCAAGAACGACGCCGAGGAGGCGGCCGTGATCGCCGAGGCCGGCAAGCTCGGCGCGGTGACGGTGTCCACGCAGATGGCCGGGCGCGGCACCGACATCCGGCTCGGCGGTTCAGGCGAGGAGGACCACGATCGGGTCGCCGAGCTGGGCGGCCTGCATGTGATCGGCACCGGCCGGCACCACACCGAGCGGCTGGACAACCAGCTGCGCGGGCGGGCGGGCCGGCAGGGCGATCCCGGCACCTCGGTGTTCTTCTCCAGCTGGGAGGACGACCTGGTGGTGTCGCATCTCGACGACAACAAGCTGCCGCTGGAGTGCGACGAGAACGGCCGCGTCCTGAGCCCGAAGGCGGCGACGCTGCTTGAGCACGCCCAGCGGGTCGCCGAGGGCCGGCTGCTCGACGTGCACGCCAACACGTGGCGCTACAACCAGCTCATCGCCCAGCAGCGGGCCATCCTGGTCGAGCGCCGAGACAACCTGCTGCGCACCACAACCGCGCGCGACGAGATCGCCGAGCTGTCCCCGCAGCGCTACCAGGAGATCAAGACCAGGCTGGGCGAGGATGCCGACGCGCAGCTGGAGAAGAGCTGCCGGCTGATCATGCTCTACCACCTCGACCGGGCCTGGGCCGACCACCTGGCGTTTCTTGCTGACATCCGGGAGAGCATCCACCTGCGCGCGCTGGGCCGGCAGAACCCGCTCGACGAGTTCCACCGGATGGCAGTCGACGCGTTCGCGTCGCTGGCCGCCGACGCGATCGAGGCCGCGCAGCAGACCTTCGAGACCGCGCCGTCGATCGAGGACGAGCCCGGAGTCGACCTGTCCAAGCTGGCCCGGCCGACGTCGACGTGGACCTACATGGTTCACGACAATCCGCTGGCCGACGACACCCTGTCGGCCCTGAGCCTGCCCGGGGTGTTCCGCTAG
- a CDS encoding CDP-alcohol phosphatidyltransferase family protein: protein MDHAPVRDRVLTVPNALSVIRLVLVPVFLWLLMVEATGWAVAVLMFSGVSDWADGKIARLFDNQSSRLGELLDPLVDRIYMIVVPVAMALAGVIPWWVVALLLGRDLVLAGTLPVLRSRGLSALPVTYIGKAATFALMSGLPLVLLGQFDAQWSRVVLAIGWGFLIWGLAMYLWSGVLYLIQVGMVLKVMPRP from the coding sequence ATGGACCACGCTCCCGTGCGTGACCGGGTGTTGACGGTGCCCAACGCTTTGTCGGTGATCCGGCTGGTGCTGGTCCCGGTGTTCCTGTGGCTGCTGATGGTCGAGGCGACCGGGTGGGCGGTCGCGGTGCTGATGTTCAGCGGAGTGTCCGACTGGGCCGACGGCAAGATCGCCAGGCTCTTCGACAACCAGTCGTCCCGGCTCGGCGAGCTGCTGGATCCGCTGGTCGACCGGATCTACATGATCGTCGTTCCGGTCGCCATGGCGTTGGCCGGAGTCATCCCGTGGTGGGTGGTGGCGCTGCTGCTCGGGAGAGATCTGGTGCTGGCCGGCACGCTGCCGGTGCTGCGCAGCCGCGGATTGTCAGCGCTGCCGGTCACCTACATCGGCAAGGCCGCCACGTTCGCGCTGATGTCCGGGCTGCCGCTGGTGCTGCTCGGCCAGTTCGACGCCCAGTGGAGCAGGGTGGTTCTCGCGATCGGGTGGGGGTTCCTGATCTGGGGTCTGGCGATGTACCTGTGGTCGGGGGTGCTGTACCTGATTCAGGTCGGGATGGTCCTGAAGGTGATGCCACGGCCATGA
- a CDS encoding DUF881 domain-containing protein — MSTLGGFDSSGRNTHEAGGPTRIPVPSLLRSLLTEHLDPGYAAAAQSGAPRRRSSDALWQVLAAVLVAAVFALAWAQARDTAPGVRETQQVLAGSVRSAEAATDAVAAQRDELTRQVNAERRSRLEGDATGRRLLGELDEANVAAAAVPVIGPGLTLTVTDPGMSPNLTDVSKQRVAGSRQVILDRDLQLVVNSLWVSGAEAISVGGVRIGPNVTVRQAGGGILVDNQPVSSPYEILAVGPPNAMADSFDRSAGLQRLRLLETSYGVVVNVSQGDGLVLPAGSVRDINFAEQMGS, encoded by the coding sequence ATGAGCACGCTGGGGGGATTCGACTCGTCCGGACGGAACACGCACGAAGCGGGCGGGCCGACGCGCATTCCGGTGCCGTCGCTGCTGCGCTCGCTGCTCACCGAGCACCTCGACCCCGGCTACGCCGCGGCCGCGCAGTCCGGCGCGCCGCGCCGGCGGTCTTCCGACGCGCTGTGGCAGGTGCTCGCCGCCGTGCTGGTCGCCGCGGTGTTCGCGCTGGCCTGGGCGCAGGCCAGGGACACCGCACCCGGCGTGCGCGAGACCCAGCAGGTACTGGCGGGCAGCGTGCGCTCCGCGGAGGCCGCCACCGACGCGGTCGCGGCGCAGCGCGACGAGCTGACCCGCCAGGTGAACGCCGAACGGCGCAGCCGGCTGGAGGGGGACGCCACCGGACGCCGGCTGCTCGGTGAACTCGACGAGGCCAATGTCGCCGCCGCGGCCGTACCGGTGATCGGGCCGGGATTGACCCTCACGGTGACCGACCCGGGTATGTCGCCCAACCTCACCGATGTCTCCAAACAGCGCGTGGCGGGCAGCAGGCAGGTGATCCTGGACCGGGACCTGCAGCTGGTCGTGAACTCGCTGTGGGTCAGCGGGGCCGAAGCCATCTCGGTCGGCGGCGTGCGTATCGGGCCAAATGTGACGGTCCGCCAGGCCGGGGGCGGGATCCTCGTCGACAATCAGCCGGTCTCGAGTCCGTATGAGATCCTCGCGGTGGGGCCACCGAACGCCATGGCGGACAGCTTCGACCGCAGCGCGGGCCTGCAGCGGCTACGGCTGCTGGAGACGTCCTACGGGGTGGTGGTCAACGTCTCCCAGGGCGACGGTCTGGTGCTGCCGGCCGGCTCGGTCCGCGACATCAACTTCGCTGAACAGATGGGGTCCTAG
- a CDS encoding small basic family protein, with protein sequence MIGIVALVVGIVLGVVFHPDVPEFVQPYLPIAVVAALDAVFGGLRAYLEGIFDSKVFVVSFVFNVLVAALIVYVGDQLGVGTQLTTAIIVVLGIRIFGNAAALRRRLFGA encoded by the coding sequence TTGATCGGAATCGTCGCTCTGGTCGTCGGAATCGTGCTCGGTGTGGTGTTCCATCCCGACGTCCCCGAGTTCGTCCAGCCGTACCTGCCGATCGCGGTGGTCGCCGCGCTCGACGCGGTGTTCGGCGGGCTCCGGGCCTACCTGGAGGGCATCTTCGATTCGAAGGTGTTCGTGGTGTCCTTCGTGTTCAACGTGCTCGTGGCCGCGCTGATCGTCTACGTCGGTGACCAGCTCGGCGTCGGCACCCAGCTCACGACCGCGATCATCGTCGTCCTCGGGATCCGGATCTTCGGCAATGCCGCGGCACTGCGGCGCAGGTTGTTCGGTGCCTGA